In Acidobacteriota bacterium, a genomic segment contains:
- a CDS encoding IPT/TIG domain-containing protein, whose translation MRRLLLIIMLGCGSLLGTGASFPARLQSLTVKNFLNPDAPLVRESLVLVEGTNFTNLEENDPFGTPTTLAGVQVLADGIPQRIRSAAPTRVVFILDAAGLPTRALELRPKTGTPLTTQITLVNAWPAVVVQSTGEDSEAFIPSGLFTNDPGQTFLRPLTSDPIPVALARETLVLINGSGWRFAANVSVRLNGTPCKVVKVGPSGLFPGQDELAFLVPPILANYGPVDVVVTVAGREANYARLVLGRE comes from the coding sequence ATGCGGCGTTTATTGCTAATCATCATGCTGGGATGCGGCAGTTTGCTGGGCACCGGGGCGAGTTTTCCGGCCCGGCTGCAATCCCTCACTGTCAAAAATTTCCTCAACCCCGATGCGCCCCTGGTGCGCGAATCCTTAGTGCTGGTCGAAGGCACGAATTTTACGAACCTGGAAGAGAATGATCCGTTCGGCACGCCGACCACGCTCGCGGGCGTGCAGGTTCTGGCGGATGGCATACCACAGCGAATCCGTTCGGCTGCGCCCACGCGCGTCGTTTTCATTCTGGATGCGGCGGGACTGCCTACGCGCGCGCTGGAACTGCGCCCGAAAACCGGCACCCCGCTCACGACGCAAATCACGCTGGTCAATGCCTGGCCCGCCGTGGTGGTGCAAAGCACGGGTGAGGATAGCGAAGCGTTTATTCCCTCCGGACTATTCACCAACGATCCGGGCCAAACGTTTTTGCGGCCGTTGACCAGCGATCCGATTCCCGTTGCCTTGGCGCGTGAGACGCTGGTGCTGATTAACGGCAGTGGCTGGCGTTTTGCCGCCAATGTCAGCGTGCGTTTGAACGGCACCCCCTGCAAAGTGGTCAAGGTGGGGCCTTCCGGTTTATTCCCGGGGCAAGATGAATTGGCTTTTTTGGTGCCGCCAATCCTGGCGAATTATGGGCCAGTAGACGTGGTGGTCACCGTGGCGGGCCGCGAGGCGAACTATGCGCGGCTGGTGTTGGGGCGCGAGTAA
- the malQ gene encoding 4-alpha-glucanotransferase: protein MSFARASGILLHPTSLPGRYGIGDLGQAAYDFVDFLAETGQRLWQILPLGPTGYGDSPYQCFSAFAGNPLLISLEALAEDGWLDASDLAAAPAFSAERVDYGPVIECKNKLLWRAHANFKTRATDEAKREYLEFTEGAVHWLEDYAMFRAIKDEHDGTEWTKWEPYLRARENQALHFFRENHATQLSGQRFFQYLFFKQWVKLAHYANEKGIRIIGDVPIFVAHDSADVWAHPGLFHLDEAGQPTKVAGVPPDYFSETGQLWGNPLYRWDVLKRAGYRWWVERLRASLAQVDIVRLDHFRGFEKYWAVPAGETTAVNGQWEEGPGAALFKALKKALTTASGELPIIAEDLGFITPEVDKLREQFGFPGMRILQFAFGTDPQADEFKPYNYKPNSVVYTGTHDNDTAVGWFHEDVGDSTRAADEVAEERAFVLKYLNSDGREINWDLIRLALASVANTAIIPLQDVLGCGRAARMNVPARESGNWGWRYEAAQLTPELRARLKEMTNVYGRDRHLLKLQQTQAAPNEG, encoded by the coding sequence ATGAGTTTCGCAAGAGCCAGCGGTATTCTGCTGCATCCGACCTCACTGCCGGGCCGGTATGGCATTGGCGATTTGGGGCAGGCTGCCTATGACTTCGTGGACTTTTTAGCGGAGACCGGGCAGCGCCTGTGGCAGATTTTACCCTTAGGGCCGACGGGGTATGGCGATTCGCCGTACCAGTGCTTTTCCGCCTTCGCCGGCAATCCGCTGTTGATTAGTCTGGAAGCGCTGGCGGAAGACGGTTGGTTGGACGCCAGCGACCTTGCCGCAGCGCCAGCCTTTTCCGCCGAACGAGTGGATTACGGCCCGGTCATCGAATGCAAAAACAAATTGCTGTGGCGAGCGCACGCGAATTTTAAGACGCGCGCCACTGATGAAGCCAAGCGCGAATATCTGGAGTTTACCGAAGGCGCTGTCCACTGGCTGGAAGATTACGCCATGTTCCGCGCCATCAAAGATGAGCACGACGGCACGGAATGGACGAAGTGGGAGCCGTATTTAAGGGCGCGTGAAAATCAGGCGTTGCACTTTTTCCGTGAGAACCACGCCACGCAATTGAGCGGACAGCGTTTTTTTCAATATTTGTTTTTCAAACAGTGGGTGAAGCTCGCGCATTACGCCAATGAGAAAGGCATCCGCATCATCGGCGATGTGCCGATTTTCGTCGCGCACGACAGCGCCGATGTTTGGGCGCATCCGGGCTTGTTTCATCTGGACGAAGCGGGTCAGCCCACCAAAGTGGCCGGTGTGCCGCCCGATTATTTCAGCGAAACCGGCCAATTGTGGGGCAATCCGCTCTATCGCTGGGACGTGTTGAAACGTGCGGGTTATCGCTGGTGGGTTGAACGGCTGCGCGCATCGTTGGCGCAAGTGGATATCGTGCGGCTCGATCACTTTCGCGGCTTTGAAAAATACTGGGCTGTGCCGGCGGGCGAAACGACGGCGGTCAACGGTCAATGGGAAGAAGGCCCCGGCGCGGCGCTTTTTAAGGCGCTCAAAAAAGCCCTGACGACCGCGAGCGGCGAACTGCCGATCATTGCCGAAGACTTGGGCTTCATCACGCCGGAAGTGGACAAGCTGCGTGAACAATTCGGCTTTCCCGGCATGCGCATTCTGCAATTCGCCTTTGGCACCGACCCGCAAGCGGATGAATTCAAGCCCTACAATTACAAACCCAATTCGGTGGTTTACACCGGCACGCACGACAATGACACGGCGGTCGGCTGGTTCCATGAAGATGTGGGCGACAGCACACGCGCGGCGGATGAAGTAGCTGAAGAACGCGCCTTCGTGCTGAAATATCTGAACAGTGATGGCCGCGAGATCAATTGGGATTTGATCCGGCTGGCGTTAGCTTCGGTGGCCAACACCGCGATCATTCCGTTGCAGGATGTGCTGGGTTGTGGCCGCGCAGCGCGCATGAATGTGCCCGCGCGTGAAAGCGGGAACTGGGGCTGGCGTTACGAAGCCGCGCAGTTGACGCCAGAGTTGCGCGCCCGTCTGAAAGAAATGACGAATGTTTATGGCCGTGACCGGCATTTACTGAAATTGCAGCAAACCCAGGCCGCGCCAAACGAAGGTTAA
- a CDS encoding VWA domain-containing protein, whose protein sequence is MEHPAFTAQIKGQHQVHGFSLCSLIYLGLALSFLSVLATAVPAQTQKQKPSEDETTIRISTEIVLLDVQVLRKRTGVVVSSLNKDDFDVYEDGVKQEISFFGKDKLPLSIMLLIDTSGSVRPVIEIIRDGAMEALRRLKPDDEVAVMVFGEQTKLIQPFTKDRLQIVSQLGSLLSSTQVGVGTSLHTALRDAARTMETASNPLSRRVIVSVTDNIATAYRWGDVAEQDVTDSIYDSGSVVCGVVVKTQGPKSLNIFDRVDKNDPYRRRINLERFVDETGGEVQFVPVIEVNQKLTELIEHLRTRYSLGYTSTNPNLDGKFRRVRVTVSKPAQKGEGEMQVRTRQGYYGRERKQP, encoded by the coding sequence ATGGAACATCCCGCATTCACTGCACAGATAAAAGGCCAGCACCAAGTTCATGGCTTTTCTCTCTGTTCCTTGATCTACCTTGGCCTGGCGCTTTCTTTCCTCAGCGTGCTTGCCACTGCCGTCCCTGCCCAAACGCAAAAACAGAAGCCCAGCGAGGACGAAACGACGATTCGCATCTCGACCGAGATTGTGTTGCTCGACGTGCAGGTTTTGCGCAAGAGGACGGGCGTCGTGGTCAGTTCGCTGAACAAAGACGACTTTGATGTTTACGAGGACGGCGTCAAACAGGAGATCAGCTTCTTCGGCAAAGACAAACTGCCGCTCTCGATCATGCTGCTGATAGACACGAGCGGCAGCGTGCGCCCGGTGATCGAAATCATTCGCGATGGCGCGATGGAAGCCCTGCGCCGTTTGAAACCCGATGACGAAGTGGCCGTGATGGTGTTTGGCGAACAGACCAAGTTGATCCAACCCTTCACCAAAGACCGCCTGCAAATCGTCTCGCAACTGGGCAGCTTGCTCAGTTCCACCCAAGTGGGCGTCGGCACCTCGCTGCATACGGCCTTGCGTGATGCCGCCCGCACGATGGAGACGGCCAGCAATCCGCTCAGCCGCCGCGTTATTGTTTCGGTCACTGACAATATCGCCACGGCCTATCGTTGGGGCGACGTTGCCGAGCAGGACGTGACCGACAGCATCTACGATTCCGGCAGCGTCGTCTGTGGCGTCGTCGTTAAAACCCAAGGCCCCAAGTCGCTGAACATCTTTGATCGCGTGGACAAGAACGACCCGTACCGCCGCCGCATCAACCTCGAACGCTTTGTTGATGAAACCGGCGGGGAAGTGCAGTTCGTGCCGGTCATCGAAGTGAATCAGAAGTTGACCGAACTGATCGAACACCTGCGCACGCGCTACAGCCTGGGCTATACCTCGACCAATCCGAATCTGGACGGCAAGTTCCGCCGCGTGCGCGTGACGGTCAGCAAACCGGCGCAAAAGGGCGAAGGTGAAATGCAGGTGCGCACGCGACAGGGGTATTATGGGCGGGAACGCAAACAACCTTAA